A genomic stretch from Mycobacterium malmoense includes:
- a CDS encoding quinone oxidoreductase family protein, which produces MHAIQVSETGGPEVLRYVEVPQPTPGPGEVLIKAEAIGVNYIDTYFRSGQYPRELPFILGSEMCGTVVATGEGADGFHEGDRVVTATASGGYAQFSTAPASFTAKVPDGVTSDVAASVLLKGLTAHYLVKSVYPVHGGDAVLVHAGAGGVGLILTQWAALLGARVITTVSTPEKARMSREAGAAEVLSYPDDAAAFGQRVRALTGGSGVAAVYDGVGATTFDASLASLAVRGTLALFGAASGPVPPVDPQRLNAAGSVYLTRPSLVHFIRTGDEFAWRATELFESIADGAITVEVGGRYPLAEAARAHRDLQGRKTAGSIVLLP; this is translated from the coding sequence ATGCACGCGATCCAAGTCAGCGAAACCGGCGGCCCCGAGGTACTGCGCTACGTCGAGGTGCCACAGCCCACGCCCGGCCCCGGCGAGGTGCTGATCAAGGCCGAGGCCATCGGCGTCAACTACATCGACACCTACTTCCGCTCCGGACAATATCCGCGAGAGCTGCCGTTCATCCTCGGCTCGGAGATGTGCGGCACCGTCGTCGCCACCGGCGAGGGGGCCGACGGCTTCCACGAGGGCGATCGGGTGGTCACCGCCACGGCATCCGGTGGCTACGCCCAATTCTCCACCGCCCCAGCATCTTTCACTGCTAAGGTGCCCGACGGCGTGACGTCCGATGTCGCGGCTTCGGTGCTGCTGAAGGGCCTGACCGCGCACTACCTGGTCAAGTCGGTCTATCCGGTGCACGGCGGCGACGCGGTGCTGGTGCACGCCGGCGCGGGCGGCGTTGGCCTGATCCTGACGCAGTGGGCCGCCCTGCTGGGCGCGCGGGTCATCACCACGGTCTCCACCCCGGAGAAGGCGCGGATGTCCAGGGAGGCCGGCGCCGCCGAGGTGCTCTCCTACCCCGACGACGCCGCGGCGTTCGGCCAGCGGGTTCGGGCGTTGACCGGAGGATCCGGGGTGGCGGCGGTGTACGACGGCGTGGGCGCGACGACCTTCGACGCCAGCCTGGCCAGCCTGGCCGTCCGCGGCACGCTGGCGCTGTTCGGCGCCGCCAGCGGACCCGTCCCGCCCGTCGACCCGCAGCGCCTCAACGCCGCCGGCTCGGTGTATCTGACCCGGCCCTCGCTGGTGCACTTCATCCGTACCGGCGACGAGTTCGCCTGGCGGGCAACGGAATTGTTCGAGTCGATCGCGGACGGCGCCATCACCGTCGAGGTCGGCGGACGTTATCCACTTGCCGAAGCGGCCCGCGCCCACCGGGACCTGCAGGGCCGCAAGACCGCCGGCTCGATCGTGCTGCTGCCTTAG
- a CDS encoding COX15/CtaA family protein, producing MPYDRAVLGRALLRVVDLLPYPSLRVQRIVAAFVILTQGGIAVTGAIVRVTASGLGCPTWPQCFPGSFTPVAHAEVPRVHQAVEFGNRMVTFAVVIAAILAVLAVTRARRRAEVLVYAWLMPVSTVVQAVIGGITVRTGLLWWTVAIHLLTSMTMVWLSVLLYVKVGEPDDGVVDDRVGRPLRALTALSAVNLAAVLVTGTLVTAAGPHAGDRSPSRAVPRLRVEITTLVHAHSSLLVAYLALLVGLGFGLLAVGAARAILLRLGVLVALVCAQAAVGTAQYFTGVPAALVAVHVAGAAACTAATAALWASMRERAEPQPLAR from the coding sequence TTGCCTTACGATCGGGCGGTGCTAGGACGAGCGCTGCTGCGGGTGGTGGACCTGCTCCCCTACCCCAGCCTGCGTGTCCAGCGGATCGTCGCCGCGTTCGTCATCCTCACCCAGGGCGGCATCGCCGTCACCGGCGCGATCGTCCGCGTCACCGCGTCGGGACTGGGTTGCCCCACCTGGCCGCAGTGCTTTCCGGGCAGCTTCACCCCGGTGGCGCACGCGGAGGTGCCGCGCGTCCACCAGGCCGTCGAATTCGGCAACCGGATGGTCACCTTCGCGGTGGTGATCGCCGCGATACTGGCCGTGCTGGCCGTGACCCGGGCGCGCCGGCGCGCCGAGGTCCTGGTCTACGCGTGGCTGATGCCGGTGTCGACGGTGGTGCAGGCGGTGATCGGCGGCATCACGGTGCGCACCGGGCTGCTGTGGTGGACGGTGGCCATTCACCTGCTGACGTCGATGACGATGGTGTGGCTGTCGGTGCTGCTCTACGTCAAGGTCGGCGAGCCCGACGACGGGGTGGTCGACGACCGGGTGGGCAGGCCGCTGCGGGCGCTGACGGCGCTGAGCGCGGTGAATCTGGCGGCGGTGCTGGTGACTGGCACGCTGGTGACCGCGGCCGGCCCGCACGCCGGTGACCGCAGCCCCAGCCGGGCGGTGCCGCGGCTGAGGGTCGAGATCACCACGCTGGTGCACGCGCATTCGTCGCTGCTGGTGGCCTATCTGGCGCTGCTGGTCGGGCTGGGTTTCGGGCTGCTGGCGGTGGGCGCCGCGCGGGCCATCCTGCTGCGGCTCGGCGTGCTGGTTGCCCTGGTGTGCGCGCAGGCCGCCGTGGGCACCGCGCAATACTTCACCGGCGTGCCCGCGGCCCTGGTCGCGGTCCACGTGGCCGGTGCGGCGGCGTGCACGGCGGCCACCGCGGCGCTATGGGCGTCTATGCGAGAGCGGGCCGAGCCCCAGCCGCTCGCACGCTGA
- a CDS encoding ABC transporter permease, producing MTSGPTFPPGTFAPDPRPSAVPRMLAAQFGLELKLLLRNGEQLLLTMFIPITLLVGLTLLPLGSFGHNRAATFVPVIMALAVISTAFTGQAIAVAFDRRYGALKRLGATPLPVWGIIAGKSLAVVAVVFLQAILLGAIGFALGWRPALAALALGAAVIALGTAGFAALGLLLGGTLRAEIVLAVANLLWFVFAGLGGLTVETGMIPAAVKWAARLTPSGALTEALSQAMSLSVDWFGIVVLAVWGAVAALAALRWFRFS from the coding sequence ATGACGAGCGGTCCGACCTTCCCGCCGGGGACCTTCGCCCCCGACCCGCGCCCCAGTGCCGTGCCGCGGATGCTGGCCGCGCAGTTCGGCCTGGAGCTCAAGCTGCTGCTGCGCAACGGCGAACAGCTGCTGCTGACCATGTTCATCCCGATCACGCTGCTGGTCGGACTCACGCTGCTGCCGCTCGGCTCGTTCGGCCACAACCGCGCCGCCACGTTCGTGCCCGTGATCATGGCGCTGGCGGTGATCTCGACGGCGTTCACCGGGCAGGCGATCGCGGTCGCGTTCGATCGTCGCTACGGGGCTTTGAAACGGCTGGGGGCCACCCCGCTGCCGGTCTGGGGAATCATCGCCGGCAAGTCGCTGGCGGTGGTCGCCGTGGTGTTCTTGCAGGCAATCCTGTTGGGCGCCATTGGTTTTGCGCTCGGCTGGCGTCCGGCTCTTGCGGCGTTGGCGCTGGGCGCGGCGGTCATCGCGCTGGGCACGGCTGGCTTCGCGGCCCTCGGCCTGTTACTCGGCGGGACGCTGCGGGCCGAGATCGTGCTCGCGGTCGCCAACCTGCTGTGGTTCGTCTTCGCCGGGCTCGGCGGGCTGACCGTGGAAACCGGCATGATTCCGGCGGCGGTCAAGTGGGCGGCGCGGCTCACCCCGTCGGGCGCGCTCACCGAGGCGCTCTCCCAGGCGATGAGCCTGTCGGTGGACTGGTTCGGGATCGTCGTGCTGGCGGTGTGGGGCGCGGTCGCGGCGCTGGCCGCGCTGCGCTGGTTTCGGTTCAGCTGA
- a CDS encoding ABC transporter ATP-binding protein — MNSAPQVPETVVRLRGVTKRYGPSGAVVEAVSNLDLEVRAAEVLALLGPNGAGKTTTVEMCEGFVRPDAGTIQVLGLDPIADNARLRARIGVMLQGGGGYPAARAGEMLNLVAAYAADPLDPAWLLDTLGLTDAARTTYRRLSGGQQQRLALACALVGRPELVFLDEPTAGMDAHARLLVWELIDALRRDGVTVVLTTHQLKEAEELADRLVIIDRGVTVAAGTPAELMRTGAKGQLRFTAPPRLDLSLLASALPEDYKATEITPGEYLVEGPVDPQVLATVTAWCAQIDVLATDMRVEQRSLEDVFLDLTGRKLR, encoded by the coding sequence GTGAACTCGGCCCCCCAAGTCCCCGAAACGGTGGTGCGGCTGCGCGGGGTGACCAAGCGATACGGGCCGAGCGGGGCCGTTGTTGAAGCCGTCTCCAACCTCGATCTGGAGGTGCGCGCCGCCGAGGTGCTGGCCCTGCTGGGCCCCAACGGCGCCGGCAAGACCACGACGGTCGAGATGTGCGAGGGCTTCGTCCGCCCGGACGCCGGGACGATACAGGTGCTCGGCCTGGACCCGATCGCCGACAACGCGCGCCTGCGCGCCCGCATCGGGGTGATGTTGCAGGGCGGGGGCGGCTACCCGGCGGCGCGCGCCGGGGAAATGCTCAACCTGGTGGCCGCCTACGCCGCCGACCCGCTGGACCCGGCGTGGCTGCTGGACACCCTGGGCCTCACCGACGCGGCCCGCACCACCTATCGGCGGCTCTCCGGCGGGCAGCAGCAGCGGCTCGCGCTGGCCTGCGCGCTGGTCGGCCGTCCCGAGCTGGTGTTCCTCGACGAGCCCACCGCCGGCATGGACGCTCACGCCCGGCTGCTGGTGTGGGAGCTGATCGACGCGCTGCGCCGCGACGGCGTGACGGTGGTGCTGACCACCCACCAGCTCAAGGAGGCCGAGGAGCTCGCCGACCGGCTCGTCATCATCGACCGCGGGGTCACGGTGGCCGCGGGCACACCGGCGGAGCTGATGCGCACCGGCGCCAAGGGCCAGCTGCGGTTCACCGCGCCGCCGCGGCTCGACCTGTCCCTGTTGGCGTCCGCCCTGCCCGAGGACTACAAGGCCACCGAGATAACGCCGGGCGAGTACCTGGTCGAGGGCCCGGTCGACCCGCAGGTGCTGGCGACCGTCACGGCGTGGTGCGCGCAGATCGACGTGCTGGCCACCGACATGCGTGTCGAGCAACGCAGCCTCGAGGACGTGTTCCTCGACCTCACCGGCAGGAAGTTGCGATGA
- the mptB gene encoding polyprenol phosphomannose-dependent alpha 1,6 mannosyltransferase MptB, which produces MAARHHTLSSSIASLHGDEQAVGSPLNDTELTALQRTRLFGATGTVLMAIGALGAGARPVVQDPTFGVRLLNLPSRIQTVSLTMTTTGAVMMALAWLMLGRFALGSRRMSRGDLDRTLLLWTLPLLIAPPMYSKDVYSYLAQSQISLEGLDPYRVGPASGLGLSHVFTLSVPTLWRETPAPYGPLFLWIGRGISALTGENIVAAVLCHRLVVLVGVGLIVWATPRLARRCGVAEVSALWLGAANPLLIMHLVAGVHNEALMLGLMLAGAEFALRGIDSPRLLPTSWLRPATMPADDRRRSWATKTARDWEPLGMLLAGSILIVLSSQVKLPSLLALGFVTMALAYRCGGTLKALLLAGGAMSGLALAVMALVGWASGLGFGWMYTLGTANVVRSWMSPPTLLALGTGQVGILLGLGDHTTAVLGLTRAIGVLIITVVVAWLLVAVFRGRLHPIGGLGVALGVTVLLFPVVQPWYLLWAIIPLAAWATRTGFRVAAIVVTLVVGIFGPTANGDRFALFQIVDATLASTVIVAALIALTYTRLPWRPLPPQKPTEGREPEQPVTDASPNGETPRSKATPDAYADST; this is translated from the coding sequence ATGGCAGCCCGCCACCACACGCTGAGTTCGTCGATCGCCAGCTTGCACGGCGACGAGCAGGCGGTGGGCTCGCCGCTGAACGATACCGAACTCACCGCACTGCAGCGCACCCGGCTGTTCGGCGCCACCGGCACCGTCCTGATGGCGATCGGCGCGCTGGGCGCCGGGGCGCGGCCCGTCGTGCAGGACCCCACGTTCGGGGTGCGGCTGCTCAACCTGCCGTCGCGAATCCAGACCGTGTCGTTGACCATGACGACGACGGGGGCCGTCATGATGGCGCTGGCGTGGTTGATGCTCGGCCGGTTCGCGCTGGGCAGCAGGCGCATGTCGCGCGGCGACCTGGACCGCACCCTGCTGCTGTGGACGCTGCCGCTGCTGATCGCGCCGCCGATGTACAGCAAGGACGTGTACTCCTACCTGGCCCAGAGCCAGATCTCGCTGGAGGGGCTCGACCCCTACCGGGTGGGCCCGGCGTCGGGCCTGGGCCTGTCCCACGTGTTCACGCTGTCCGTGCCCACTCTGTGGCGGGAGACGCCGGCGCCCTACGGCCCCTTGTTCCTGTGGATCGGGCGCGGAATCTCCGCCCTGACCGGGGAGAACATCGTCGCCGCGGTGCTCTGCCACCGGCTTGTGGTGTTGGTCGGCGTGGGCCTGATCGTGTGGGCGACCCCGCGCCTGGCCCGGCGCTGCGGCGTGGCCGAGGTCAGCGCGTTGTGGCTGGGCGCGGCCAATCCGCTGCTGATCATGCACCTGGTCGCCGGCGTCCACAACGAGGCGCTGATGCTTGGGCTGATGCTGGCCGGCGCCGAATTCGCGTTGCGCGGTATCGACTCGCCGCGGCTTCTGCCCACCTCGTGGCTGCGCCCAGCGACGATGCCGGCCGATGACCGGAGGAGAAGCTGGGCAACCAAGACCGCCCGGGACTGGGAACCGTTGGGCATGCTGCTGGCGGGTTCGATCCTGATCGTGCTGTCGTCGCAGGTGAAGCTGCCGTCGCTGCTGGCGCTGGGCTTCGTCACGATGGCGCTGGCCTATCGCTGCGGCGGCACCCTGAAAGCGCTGCTGTTGGCCGGCGGCGCGATGTCGGGGCTGGCGCTGGCGGTGATGGCCCTGGTCGGCTGGGCCAGCGGCCTGGGGTTTGGCTGGATGTACACGCTGGGCACCGCCAACGTGGTGCGCAGCTGGATGTCCCCGCCCACGCTGCTGGCCCTGGGCACCGGCCAGGTGGGGATCCTGCTGGGCCTCGGGGACCACACCACCGCGGTGTTGGGGCTGACCCGCGCCATCGGCGTGCTGATCATCACGGTGGTGGTGGCCTGGCTACTGGTGGCCGTCTTCCGCGGGCGGCTGCACCCGATCGGCGGCCTGGGCGTCGCCCTGGGCGTCACCGTGCTGCTGTTTCCCGTCGTGCAGCCGTGGTATCTGCTGTGGGCGATCATCCCGCTGGCCGCCTGGGCGACCCGCACCGGCTTCCGGGTGGCGGCGATCGTCGTCACCCTCGTCGTCGGCATCTTCGGCCCGACGGCCAACGGGGATCGCTTCGCGCTGTTTCAGATCGTCGACGCCACCCTGGCCAGCACCGTCATCGTCGCGGCGCTCATCGCGTTGACGTACACCCGGTTGCCGTGGCGACCACTGCCACCCCAGAAGCCGACCGAGGGCCGCGAACCCGAGCAACCGGTCACGGACGCGTCGCCGAACGGCGAGACCCCTCGTTCCAAGGCGACACCGGACGCCTACGCTGACTCCACGTGA
- the sufB gene encoding intein-containing Fe-S cluster assembly protein SufB, translating to MTLTPEASKSGTAPLTQEEAIASLGRYGYGWADSDTAGASAQRGLSEAVVRDISAKKDEPEWMLQNRLKALRIFERKPMPTWGANLEGIDFENIKYFVRSTEKQAASWEELPEDIRNTYDRLGIPEAEKQRLVAGVAAQYECLAGDTLVWTANRGQIPIKDVGFGDRVFAYDEGAERFIVAPVKASAQTDTRLTYAVKTTRRGIRATENHPMLVLRDERKPGRQRSRYARRWVTVGEIKPGDFIAVPRQVPEFGASVDLPSVPGFKSPATSSVDLMWLLGLYIGDGNLHLSTRTYRVQFAIPATDVELRAELARVVNDLFGLRCIEADEYRVVVNSKALTELIVELGFGGLSLTKRVPDWVYGLPVDQRLAFLGGWVDADGYVSPDKSGSILLTCANEALIGQARELAQLSGLRTGGPWSFTQPYRHAPERMQIAWRLGISGEFERLGCRNVKRTGRFGRRRYAHSSNGAHGTTIRAHTNEWLGFERVKSIEPYAVEPVYDIEVDGPHNFVAEGLVVHNSEVVYHQIREDLEAQGVIFLDTDTGLREHPEIFKQYFGTVIPAGDNKFSALNTATWSGGSFIYVPPGVHVDIPLQAYFRINTENMGQFERTLIIADEGSYVHYVEGCLPAGELITTGDGDVRPIESIRVGDYVTGHDGRPHRVTAVQMRDLNGELFSFTPMSPANEFSVTAEHPLLVVPRDEVRVPRKERNGWKAEVDSAKLRRAAPRWIAAKDVAEGDFLVYPKPKPIPHKTVLPLEFARLAGYYLAEGHACLTNGCESLVFSFHSDEFEYVEEVRQACKSLYEAAGSVLIEEHKHSARVMVYTKAGYAAMRQHVGSGSANKKLSDTLMRQDETFLRELVDAYVNGDGNVIRRGGALWKRVHTTSRVWAFQLQSILARLGRYATVELRRPGGPGVIMGRNVVRKDIYQVQWTEGGRGPRQARDCGDYFAVPIKKRAVREAHEPVYNLDVEEPDSYLAYGFAVHNCTAPVYKSDSLHSAVVEIIVKPHARVRYTTIQNWSGNVYNLVTKRARAEAGATMEWIDGNIGSKVTMKYPAVWMTGEHAKGEVLSVAFAGEDQHQDTGAKMLHLAPNTSSNIVSKSVARGGGRTSYRGLVQVNKGAHGSRSSVKCDALLVDTVSRSDTYPYVDIREDDVTMGHEATVSKVSENQLFYLMSRGLTEDEAMAMVVRGFVEPIAKELPMEYALELNRLIELQMEGSVG from the coding sequence ATGACCCTCACACCCGAGGCCAGCAAGAGCGGCACCGCGCCGCTGACCCAGGAAGAGGCCATCGCCTCCCTGGGCCGGTACGGCTACGGCTGGGCGGACTCCGACACCGCGGGGGCCAGCGCGCAGCGTGGGCTGTCCGAGGCGGTGGTCCGCGACATCTCCGCGAAGAAGGACGAGCCCGAATGGATGCTGCAGAACCGGCTGAAGGCGCTGCGCATCTTCGAGCGCAAGCCCATGCCGACGTGGGGCGCCAACCTCGAGGGCATCGACTTCGAGAACATCAAGTACTTCGTGCGCTCCACCGAAAAGCAGGCCGCGAGTTGGGAAGAGTTGCCAGAGGATATTCGGAATACCTACGACCGGTTGGGAATTCCCGAAGCGGAAAAGCAAAGGTTGGTTGCTGGGGTAGCCGCACAGTACGAGTGCTTGGCCGGTGACACCCTGGTGTGGACCGCCAATCGCGGCCAGATCCCAATCAAGGATGTTGGGTTCGGCGATCGGGTCTTCGCCTATGACGAGGGGGCGGAGCGATTCATCGTGGCGCCGGTTAAGGCGTCGGCGCAGACCGACACCCGGCTCACCTACGCGGTGAAGACGACGCGCCGCGGTATCCGAGCGACCGAAAATCACCCGATGCTGGTGCTGCGCGATGAGCGCAAGCCAGGTCGCCAGCGCAGCCGGTACGCGCGTCGGTGGGTGACTGTCGGCGAGATCAAGCCGGGCGATTTCATCGCCGTGCCGCGGCAGGTGCCCGAATTTGGTGCGAGCGTTGATCTTCCGAGTGTTCCCGGGTTCAAGTCGCCGGCAACGAGTTCCGTCGACCTGATGTGGCTTCTGGGTCTGTACATCGGCGACGGCAACCTGCATCTCTCGACGAGGACGTATCGCGTTCAGTTCGCGATCCCCGCAACGGATGTCGAGCTTCGTGCCGAGCTGGCGCGCGTCGTGAACGACTTGTTCGGTCTCCGTTGCATAGAAGCCGACGAGTACCGCGTCGTGGTGAACTCCAAGGCATTAACCGAGTTGATTGTCGAGCTCGGCTTCGGCGGTTTGTCGCTGACGAAGCGGGTACCCGACTGGGTCTATGGCTTGCCTGTCGATCAGCGGCTGGCATTCCTCGGCGGCTGGGTTGACGCTGACGGCTATGTAAGCCCGGATAAGAGCGGTTCAATCCTGCTGACCTGCGCCAACGAGGCGCTTATCGGCCAAGCGCGCGAATTGGCCCAGCTGTCTGGATTGCGGACGGGCGGTCCATGGTCATTTACCCAGCCATACCGGCACGCGCCAGAGCGCATGCAGATCGCTTGGCGGCTCGGCATTTCCGGCGAGTTCGAGCGGCTTGGTTGCCGCAACGTCAAGCGAACCGGGCGCTTCGGCCGACGTCGGTACGCGCATTCGTCCAACGGTGCGCACGGGACGACGATTCGGGCACACACCAACGAATGGCTCGGCTTCGAGCGGGTCAAGTCGATCGAACCGTACGCGGTGGAACCGGTCTACGACATCGAGGTCGACGGGCCGCACAACTTTGTGGCCGAAGGTTTGGTGGTGCACAACTCGGAGGTGGTGTACCACCAGATCCGGGAAGACCTTGAAGCGCAAGGGGTTATCTTCCTTGACACCGATACGGGCTTGCGCGAGCACCCCGAGATCTTCAAGCAGTACTTTGGCACCGTGATTCCGGCTGGGGACAACAAGTTCTCGGCGCTGAACACGGCTACGTGGTCGGGCGGCTCTTTTATTTACGTGCCGCCGGGTGTCCACGTCGACATCCCGCTGCAGGCCTATTTCCGGATCAACACCGAGAACATGGGCCAGTTCGAGCGGACGCTGATCATCGCCGACGAAGGCTCTTATGTGCACTACGTTGAGGGCTGTCTGCCGGCCGGTGAGTTGATCACGACCGGCGACGGCGACGTGCGACCCATCGAGTCGATCCGGGTCGGTGACTACGTCACCGGCCACGATGGGCGGCCACATCGCGTGACCGCTGTGCAAATGCGCGACCTCAACGGTGAGCTCTTCAGCTTCACGCCGATGTCACCCGCCAACGAATTCTCCGTTACGGCAGAGCATCCCCTGCTGGTCGTTCCGCGCGACGAGGTGCGTGTCCCGCGCAAGGAGCGCAACGGGTGGAAGGCGGAGGTCGACAGCGCCAAGCTGCGTCGAGCCGCACCGCGGTGGATCGCGGCCAAGGACGTGGCCGAGGGTGACTTCCTGGTCTACCCCAAGCCGAAGCCCATCCCGCACAAGACGGTTCTGCCGCTGGAGTTCGCGCGGCTGGCCGGCTACTACCTGGCCGAGGGGCATGCTTGCCTCACCAATGGCTGTGAGTCGCTGGTGTTCTCGTTCCATAGTGACGAATTCGAGTACGTCGAAGAGGTGCGGCAGGCGTGCAAGTCGCTGTATGAGGCTGCAGGCTCGGTCCTCATCGAGGAGCACAAGCATTCCGCTCGCGTGATGGTTTACACCAAGGCCGGCTACGCGGCCATGCGCCAGCACGTCGGGTCGGGCTCGGCCAACAAGAAGCTGTCCGACACCCTGATGCGTCAGGACGAGACCTTCCTGCGCGAGCTGGTCGACGCCTACGTGAATGGCGACGGCAACGTCATCCGGCGTGGCGGCGCGCTGTGGAAGCGGGTGCACACGACGTCGCGTGTCTGGGCCTTCCAGCTGCAGTCGATTCTGGCTCGGCTAGGTCGCTACGCGACCGTCGAACTGCGTCGACCGGGCGGCCCCGGGGTGATCATGGGCCGCAACGTCGTTCGCAAAGACATCTACCAGGTCCAGTGGACCGAGGGCGGGCGTGGACCGAGGCAGGCCCGCGATTGCGGCGACTACTTCGCGGTGCCGATCAAGAAGCGTGCCGTGCGCGAGGCACACGAGCCGGTGTACAACCTCGATGTCGAGGAGCCCGACAGCTACCTTGCTTATGGGTTCGCCGTCCACAACTGCACTGCGCCCGTTTACAAGTCGGATTCGCTGCATTCGGCGGTGGTCGAGATCATCGTGAAACCACATGCGCGCGTGCGCTATACCACGATCCAGAACTGGTCGGGCAATGTCTACAACCTGGTCACCAAGCGGGCCCGGGCCGAGGCCGGCGCCACCATGGAGTGGATCGACGGCAACATCGGATCGAAGGTCACCATGAAGTACCCGGCGGTCTGGATGACCGGCGAGCACGCCAAGGGCGAGGTGCTGTCGGTGGCGTTCGCCGGTGAGGACCAGCACCAGGACACCGGCGCCAAGATGCTGCACCTGGCGCCGAACACGTCGAGCAACATCGTGTCCAAGTCGGTGGCCCGCGGTGGCGGTCGCACCTCCTACCGCGGCCTGGTCCAGGTGAACAAGGGCGCGCACGGGTCACGCTCCAGCGTGAAATGCGATGCGCTGCTGGTCGATACGGTCAGCCGCAGCGACACCTACCCCTACGTCGACATCCGCGAGGACGACGTCACCATGGGCCACGAGGCCACCGTGTCGAAGGTCAGCGAAAATCAGCTGTTCTACCTGATGAGCCGCGGGCTGACCGAGGACGAGGCGATGGCGATGGTGGTCCGGGGCTTCGTCGAGCCGATCGCCAAGGAGCTGCCGATGGAGTACGCGTTGGAGCTCAACCGGCTGATCGAGCTGCAGATGGAGGGCTCTGTGGGATGA
- the sufD gene encoding Fe-S cluster assembly protein SufD has protein sequence MTGRMTVTALNKGELFSSFDVDAFEVPHGRDEIWRFTPLRRLRGLHDGSAKATGRAEITVGERPGVRVETVRRGDERLGQGGAPTDRVAAQAFSSFNSATLITVGRDTQISEPVNVTVTGPGEGAVAYGHLQIRVDELGEAVVVIDQRGSGTYADNVEFVVGDAARLTVVWIADWADDMVHVSAHHAKLGKDAVLRHVAVTLGGEVVRMSANVRFSSPGGDAELLGLYFADDGQHLESRLLVDHAQPDCRSNVLYKGALQGDPESALPDAHTVWVGDVLIRAEATGTDTFEVNRNLVLTDGARADSVPNLEIETGEIVGAGHASATGRFDDEQLFYLRSRGIPEEQARRLVVRGFFGEIIAKIAVPEVRERLTAAIEKELAITESRATVS, from the coding sequence ATGACGGGCCGGATGACCGTTACCGCACTGAACAAGGGCGAGCTGTTCTCGTCCTTCGACGTTGACGCGTTCGAGGTTCCGCACGGTCGCGACGAGATCTGGCGGTTCACCCCGCTGCGGCGGCTGCGCGGCCTGCACGACGGTTCCGCAAAGGCGACCGGCCGGGCCGAGATCACCGTCGGTGAGCGGCCCGGCGTGCGGGTCGAGACCGTCCGCCGCGGCGACGAGCGGCTGGGCCAGGGTGGCGCTCCCACCGATCGGGTTGCGGCACAGGCATTCTCGTCGTTCAACTCCGCGACGCTGATCACCGTCGGGCGGGACACCCAGATCTCCGAGCCGGTGAACGTCACCGTCACCGGCCCGGGCGAGGGCGCGGTGGCCTACGGGCACCTGCAGATCCGGGTCGACGAGCTCGGCGAGGCCGTCGTGGTCATCGACCAACGGGGCAGTGGAACCTACGCCGACAACGTGGAATTCGTCGTCGGCGACGCCGCCCGGCTCACGGTCGTGTGGATCGCCGACTGGGCCGACGACATGGTTCACGTCAGCGCCCACCACGCCAAGCTGGGCAAGGACGCGGTGCTGCGGCACGTCGCCGTCACGCTGGGCGGCGAGGTCGTGCGCATGTCGGCCAACGTGCGGTTCTCCAGCCCCGGCGGGGACGCCGAGCTGCTGGGCCTGTACTTCGCCGACGACGGCCAGCACCTGGAGTCGCGGCTGCTGGTGGACCACGCCCAGCCCGACTGCCGGTCCAATGTGCTGTACAAGGGTGCGCTGCAAGGGGATCCGGAATCCGCGCTGCCCGACGCGCACACCGTCTGGGTGGGCGACGTGCTGATCCGCGCCGAGGCCACCGGCACCGACACCTTCGAGGTGAACCGCAACCTGGTGCTCACCGACGGGGCGCGCGCCGACTCGGTGCCCAACCTGGAGATCGAGACGGGCGAGATCGTCGGCGCCGGACACGCCAGCGCCACGGGACGTTTCGACGACGAGCAGCTGTTCTACCTGCGTTCCCGCGGTATCCCGGAGGAGCAGGCCCGCCGGCTGGTGGTCCGCGGCTTCTTCGGGGAGATCATCGCCAAGATCGCGGTGCCCGAGGTGCGGGAACGCCTGACGGCAGCCATCGAAAAAGAATTGGCCATCACCGAATCGAGAGCAACAGTTTCATGA